In Geotalea uraniireducens, one genomic interval encodes:
- a CDS encoding DEAD/DEAH box helicase, with protein MPQINKQALAQYIRSGCARQLALNLRPDNVRFGAERNAEGMPYPQSPRPGLRQIQEAGDEWQAEKLHDLTRTFPTGSVVGVPYQNQQGQTRYRTVTLDATRLRAASPVRFLVETEFDPAPQGGELEQALGLSPFRAAHQLEFAHLRPDIIVALPPGTFSRYLSPDGTPHDLPPNDARVQLRVIDIKMTAEPSPGYFAEVTYYSMALAAWLVDNQLDHEFVVVPDAAIWPGSHDASRLMVTYNEILTAGVQPTLAQLWDAMQEDLEPVPLEVFAFRVRRFFSVDVPNALGSHWQSLDWHVDNRCSFCEYLGENRGQNAQPPVAPHALHCLPTAATTDHLSRVAFVTQGARLSLVRGGVQQVQALAQRLPQDAVFDTHQALRATRTVVSARAAALQSRIATVAQQSGTSASMPKWTDLRLYISVDFDIGSAITVAFGLKGFWREPRAIQSPLTQPHSMQTWQATATIVTDRDIQAEQRELLAFLQRIHDILTWCQQQDTQNLSRPQLAGLTRSQQDDYRTKIQIYIWDTLQYEHLTRVVGRHLDHILANQNISYLAWLFPPEDLLENPDMVTRRSPLTIVRDVVRGLVAAPVEHYYSLLQVARHFHESGLPPNVATFNPHPLFTTPLSDQIPSERAHEIWSKVTTPNHWQTQLTRYQDTVTLRLRALETVAKRLEHELRTVLIQSAPVIRIEPPQRQSRVSADGQLWYNFARLNAALDDLDVQQVRAMPVHERVARFRSALLTQRLTGTAATQALQQLNVSTRPGLRVYELSADSVDLKAKPGDFSFALSPAADQAFLDRKISRMVRGTPLDTQLQQQLGNRFWRATMEAITAVTVIALDRNRGLVALAPKDGMPGILDSIERHGVASFAADVTLDPTNTDFFTRKLSASNGSGALQVLANPPLAAQRANARAVAATGQAGCRGPRRTAHRPPADFLWNATAMSGATTTQAPAAIQARLVAYLQSAGRSLNPSQVHAWQHALTHRASLIWGPPGTGKSLTVRAVIVGAILDAQARGQTIRVLLTASTYTAIDNVLADAAGDIEALLPGQCDRFRVRSRFQEPSTNTPQLTDVEIDRGNPSPVLMGLKGELERPTRCVLVGGTPEQVYNLLTSNQGSACDERFDLILVDEASQMDVAHSVLPFCAIAANGSIVLAGDHLQLPPIHKAEPPAGLEDMVGSIYEYWRSRYGVVECALDVNYRSNDTLVAFAREAGYRTALTSRSPNLRLELTSPLPVSQPGNWPITLHWTPEWTQLLDPDQPATCFVYEDGRSSQQNEFEADAVVALATLLHGRVASALSGEVDPLTGGVRPPSSTPYSTTEFWQKALGVVTPHRAQQAAIVSRLHQIFGASGAVADAIRDAVDTVERFQGQQRDVIIASYTLGDPDQIAEEDEFLMSLNRFNVVASRARAKLITLVTQEVVNHLSDELDTLRQSRLLKAYVESFCNDFRPMTLGYVTANGILQVDGVFKWRQ; from the coding sequence ATGCCCCAGATAAATAAGCAGGCGCTAGCGCAGTACATTCGCTCGGGATGCGCGCGCCAACTCGCGCTAAATCTCCGGCCCGACAACGTGCGGTTTGGTGCCGAGCGCAATGCCGAGGGCATGCCGTACCCCCAGTCGCCTCGCCCTGGTCTCCGGCAGATCCAGGAGGCGGGTGACGAGTGGCAGGCCGAGAAACTCCACGACCTGACCCGCACCTTCCCGACTGGATCGGTCGTAGGCGTGCCCTACCAGAACCAGCAGGGGCAGACGCGGTACCGGACGGTCACCTTGGATGCAACCCGATTGCGGGCGGCGAGCCCCGTCCGTTTCCTCGTCGAGACGGAGTTCGACCCCGCTCCTCAAGGCGGTGAACTGGAGCAAGCGCTCGGGCTTTCCCCGTTTCGCGCAGCTCACCAACTCGAATTCGCCCATCTGCGCCCGGACATCATCGTCGCCCTCCCTCCTGGGACCTTCTCGAGGTACCTGTCTCCCGATGGAACTCCCCACGATCTCCCACCCAATGATGCGCGAGTTCAGCTGCGGGTGATCGACATCAAGATGACCGCGGAGCCATCGCCGGGCTACTTCGCGGAGGTCACGTACTACAGCATGGCCCTCGCTGCCTGGCTGGTCGACAACCAACTCGACCACGAGTTCGTTGTGGTACCAGACGCAGCTATCTGGCCTGGTTCGCATGACGCCTCCCGGCTCATGGTCACCTACAACGAGATTTTGACCGCAGGTGTTCAGCCGACCCTGGCGCAGCTTTGGGACGCTATGCAGGAGGACCTCGAGCCCGTTCCGCTCGAGGTGTTCGCCTTTCGCGTGCGGAGGTTCTTCTCCGTAGACGTCCCAAATGCGCTTGGATCTCACTGGCAGAGTCTGGACTGGCACGTCGACAACAGGTGCTCGTTCTGTGAGTACCTCGGTGAGAACCGGGGCCAGAACGCCCAGCCTCCTGTGGCGCCCCACGCGCTTCATTGCCTTCCGACAGCGGCCACCACCGACCACCTGAGCCGTGTTGCCTTCGTCACCCAGGGTGCCAGGCTGAGCCTTGTTCGCGGGGGCGTCCAACAAGTCCAGGCACTTGCCCAGCGCTTGCCGCAGGACGCGGTGTTCGACACACACCAGGCCCTGAGAGCAACCAGGACCGTGGTCTCGGCGAGGGCAGCTGCACTCCAGTCACGGATCGCGACCGTCGCTCAGCAGAGCGGTACCTCGGCCAGCATGCCGAAGTGGACCGACCTCAGACTCTATATCTCGGTCGACTTCGATATCGGCAGCGCGATCACGGTAGCGTTCGGACTCAAGGGTTTCTGGCGAGAGCCTCGCGCCATCCAATCCCCGCTCACCCAGCCGCATTCGATGCAGACGTGGCAGGCGACGGCAACCATCGTCACTGATCGCGACATCCAAGCGGAGCAACGAGAGCTCCTAGCTTTCCTTCAGAGGATCCATGACATCCTGACCTGGTGCCAGCAGCAGGACACTCAGAATCTGTCCCGCCCTCAGTTGGCCGGACTGACGCGATCCCAGCAGGACGACTACCGCACCAAGATCCAGATCTACATCTGGGACACCCTGCAGTATGAGCACCTGACCAGGGTAGTGGGTCGCCACCTGGACCATATCCTCGCGAACCAGAACATCTCCTACCTTGCGTGGCTGTTCCCGCCAGAGGACCTACTCGAAAACCCCGACATGGTTACGCGTCGCTCACCTCTGACCATCGTTCGAGACGTGGTCCGAGGTCTCGTCGCGGCGCCCGTCGAGCACTACTATAGCCTGCTTCAGGTGGCTCGTCATTTCCACGAGTCGGGGCTCCCTCCGAACGTCGCGACCTTCAATCCGCACCCACTCTTCACAACGCCTCTGAGCGACCAGATCCCTTCCGAGCGGGCCCACGAGATCTGGTCTAAGGTTACGACTCCGAACCACTGGCAGACACAGCTCACGCGCTACCAGGACACCGTTACGCTTCGGCTACGGGCGCTTGAAACGGTGGCGAAGCGGTTGGAGCACGAACTCCGTACCGTACTCATTCAGTCGGCACCGGTCATTCGCATCGAGCCACCGCAGCGGCAGTCACGTGTCAGCGCGGATGGGCAGCTCTGGTACAACTTCGCCCGCCTGAACGCCGCGCTCGACGACCTTGATGTGCAGCAGGTGCGAGCGATGCCCGTCCACGAGCGGGTGGCGCGATTTCGGAGTGCGCTCCTGACCCAGCGATTGACCGGAACGGCCGCGACTCAGGCGCTTCAGCAGCTGAACGTCTCAACCCGTCCGGGGCTGCGCGTGTATGAGCTCTCGGCTGACTCGGTCGACCTGAAAGCCAAGCCAGGAGACTTCTCCTTTGCGCTGAGCCCTGCGGCCGATCAGGCGTTCCTCGATCGGAAGATCTCGAGGATGGTTCGGGGGACTCCTCTCGACACGCAGCTCCAGCAGCAACTCGGGAACCGGTTCTGGAGAGCCACAATGGAGGCGATTACTGCCGTGACGGTGATCGCGCTCGACCGGAATCGTGGTCTTGTCGCTCTGGCCCCCAAGGACGGGATGCCAGGAATCCTCGACTCAATCGAGCGGCACGGGGTCGCGTCGTTCGCTGCAGACGTCACGCTGGATCCGACGAACACCGATTTCTTCACCCGGAAGCTCTCGGCGAGCAATGGAAGCGGCGCGCTCCAGGTGCTGGCGAATCCGCCCCTGGCTGCGCAGCGCGCCAACGCGAGGGCGGTGGCCGCGACCGGACAAGCCGGATGTCGCGGCCCGAGGCGCACGGCACATCGCCCTCCTGCGGACTTCCTGTGGAACGCCACCGCGATGAGTGGCGCGACGACGACGCAGGCACCCGCAGCGATCCAGGCGCGACTCGTCGCCTACCTCCAGTCGGCGGGCCGCTCGCTGAACCCATCGCAGGTCCACGCGTGGCAGCATGCGCTCACCCACCGGGCGAGCCTCATCTGGGGGCCTCCCGGCACCGGCAAGAGCCTCACTGTGCGCGCCGTGATCGTCGGCGCAATCCTGGATGCGCAGGCACGCGGGCAGACGATACGAGTGCTGCTCACTGCTTCGACCTACACGGCAATCGACAACGTGCTCGCGGACGCTGCTGGAGACATCGAAGCGCTGCTTCCGGGGCAGTGCGACCGATTCCGGGTGCGCTCTCGTTTCCAGGAGCCTTCGACCAACACTCCGCAGCTCACTGATGTCGAGATTGACCGGGGCAACCCTTCCCCGGTGCTCATGGGGTTGAAGGGCGAGTTGGAGCGTCCCACCCGCTGCGTTTTGGTGGGAGGGACTCCCGAGCAGGTGTACAACCTCCTCACGAGCAACCAGGGCAGTGCCTGTGATGAGCGATTCGACCTCATCTTGGTCGACGAGGCTTCGCAGATGGACGTCGCACACTCGGTTCTTCCGTTCTGCGCGATCGCCGCTAACGGATCCATCGTGCTCGCTGGCGACCACCTGCAGTTGCCGCCGATCCACAAGGCCGAACCGCCGGCCGGGCTCGAGGACATGGTGGGCTCCATCTACGAGTACTGGCGTTCGCGCTACGGGGTCGTCGAGTGCGCACTCGACGTGAACTACCGCTCGAACGACACGCTGGTGGCCTTCGCCCGAGAGGCGGGCTACCGGACCGCACTGACGAGCCGCTCGCCGAACCTGCGCCTTGAGCTGACCTCTCCGCTACCTGTCAGCCAGCCTGGGAACTGGCCCATCACGCTCCATTGGACTCCCGAATGGACCCAACTCCTCGATCCAGACCAGCCCGCCACTTGCTTCGTCTACGAGGACGGACGGAGCAGCCAGCAAAACGAGTTCGAGGCCGATGCAGTGGTGGCGTTGGCGACGCTTCTCCATGGTCGTGTAGCGTCTGCACTCTCCGGTGAGGTCGACCCGCTCACGGGCGGGGTTCGACCGCCGTCATCAACTCCTTACTCGACCACCGAGTTCTGGCAAAAGGCACTTGGCGTCGTGACGCCTCACCGCGCGCAGCAGGCGGCCATCGTATCACGGCTGCATCAGATATTTGGCGCCTCTGGAGCCGTTGCAGATGCGATCCGCGACGCTGTCGACACCGTCGAGAGATTCCAGGGCCAGCAGAGAGACGTGATCATAGCGTCCTACACGCTGGGAGATCCTGATCAGATTGCAGAGGAAGACGAGTTCCTCATGAGCCTCAACCGCTTCAACGTCGTGGCTTCCCGCGCCAGAGCAAAGCTGATTACCTTGGTGACGCAAGAGGTGGTGAACCATCTCTCCGACGAATTGGACACTCTCCGTCAGAGTCGCCTGCTGAAGGCATATGTCGAATCCTTCTGTAACGATTTCCGACCCATGACTCTCGGTTATGTTACGGCGAACGGCATCCTCCAGGTTGATGGGGTATTCAAATGGAGACAATGA